The sequence below is a genomic window from Ensifer adhaerens.
TGGTGTTGCCCGTGCAGTCGAACGTATAATCCGCGCCGCCGATCAGGTCGCCATGGCGCTTGGTCATGTTGACGAGGTAGGGCACGATGTCGTCGCCGACTTCCTTCGGGTTGACGAAATGCGTCATGCCGAACTTTTCGCCCCAGGCCTTGCGGTCCGGATTGATGTCCACGCCGATGATCATGTCGGCGCCGGCAAGCCGCAGGCCCTGCAGCACGTTGAGGCCAATGCCGCCGAGGCCGAAGACGATCGCGGTCGAACCGATCTCGACCTTTGCCGTGTTGATGACGGCGCCGATGCCCGTCGTCACGCCGCAGCCGATGTAGCAGACCTTGTCGAAGGGGGCATCCGGGTTGATCTTGGCGAGCGCAATTTCCGGCAGGACCGTGAAATTGGCAAAGGTCGAGCAGCCCATATAGTGGTGGATCTTGTCCTTGCCGATCGAGAAGCGGCTGGTGCCATCCGGCATCACGCCCTGGCCCTGGGTGGCGCGGATCGAGGTGCAGAGGTTGGTCTTGCGCGAGGTGCACGAATAGCATTCGCGGCATTCCGGCGTGTAGAGCGGAATGACGTGGTCGCCCTTCTTCAGCGAAGTGACGCCCGGGCCGACGTCGACGACGATGCCGGCGCCTTCATGACCGAGGATGGCCGGGAACAGGCCTTCCGGATCGGCGCCCGACAGGGTGAAATCGTCCGTGTGGCAGATACCCGTCGCCTTGATTTCAACCAGCACTTCGCCGGCCTTCGGGCCTTCGAGCTGGACGGTCATGATCTCAAGCGGTTTTCCTGCCTGAACGGCAACGGCGGCGCGGACATCCATGGGGGCTTCCTTCCGATTCTACTGATAAATCAAATGTCGAGGCCACGTTGTGGCATGGCGCGCGGCACCGGCTCAAGCCCTGCCGCGGCAAAAATCATCCCCGCACCGCCGTTGCAATTTCCACCGCCATGCGCTCGGCGATGGCGATCGTCGGTGCGTTCGTGTTGCCGCTGATGAGGTTCGGCATGATCGAGGCGTCGATGACGCGCAAGCCTTCCACACCGCGCACCTTCAGGCTCGTGTCCACCACGGCCATCGGCCCGTTGCCCATGCGGCAGGTGCCGACCGGGTGGTAGATCGTGTCGGCGCGGGCGCGGATGTGCTCCATCAGTTCGGCATCGCTGCCGTCTCTCAGCGGAAAGAGTTCACGCTTGAAATGGCGGGCGAGCGCGGGCGCGGCGGCGATCGCGCGAACGCGCTTGACACCCTTCAGCATCAGGTCCGCATCCTGCGGGTCGGCGAGATAGTTGGGATCGATCAGCGGGGCTGCTGCGGCGTCGCGGCTCGCCAGCTTCACCTCGCCGCGGCTTTTCGGGCGCAGCACGCAGACATGGATCGAATAGCCATAGCCCGGATGCAGCTTGCGGGCGTGGTCGTCCAGGATGCCGAGGACGAAATGCAGCTGCAGGTCCGGCCGGTCGACATCGGGCGAGGATTTGATGAAGGCGCCGCCCTCGGCAAAGGGCGTTGCCAGCATGCCGGTGCCGTCCTTGCGCCAGCGCAGCGCCTCGGCAATGATCTTGGCCGTTCCCGCCGCTCCAATGCCGACGGTGTCCTTGATGGTGGTGAATACCGGGAGGACGTAATCCAGATGGTCCTGAAGGTTCTGGCCCACACCGGGCAGGTCGTTCAGCACCTCGATGCCGAGCGACTTGAGATGCGCACCGGGACCGACGCCGGAAAGCATGAGAAGTTGCGGCGAGCCGAAGGCGCCGGACGAGATGATGACCTCGCGGCGCGCCCGGAGGTTCCGTTCGGTGCCTTTCTCCTTATAGCGCACCCCGACGGCACGCTTGCCTTCGAAGATGATGCGTTGGGCCTCAACGCCCGTCAGAACCTTGAGGTTGCGCCGGCCCATGACCGGATGCAGATAGGCGGCGGCGGCCGAGCAGCGCTCGCCGTTCCTGGCGCCACCATGAAACTGTGTCACCTGGTAGAGACCGACACCTTCCTGGTCGGGGCCGTTGAAATCGTCGTTGCGGCGAATCTGGCATTCCTCGGCGGCGCGGATGAAATCTTCCGTCAGCCCGCGCGGCGTCTGCTGCTCCGCGACCTGCAACGGGCCGTCGGCGGAATGCAGCGCGGACGAACCGCGCTGGTTGCCTTCCGATTTGAGGAACCACGGCAGCATGTCGTTCCAGCCCCAGCCGGGGCATCCGTCGAGTGCCCAGCCGTCATAATCCTCCGGTTGGCCGCGCACATAGAGCATGGCGTTGATGGCGCTGGAACCGCCCAGCGCCTTGCCACGCGGCTGGTAGCCACGGCGGCCGTTGAGGCCTTTCTGCGGCACTGTCTCGAAGGCCCAGTTGGTGATTTTGGGGCGGCCGGGCAGGGTGGCGATCGTGCCGAAGGGCATGCGGGTGACAAGGCCGCGTCCCTCGCCGCCGGCCTCGAGCAGGCAGACCGTCACGCGCGCGTCTTCCGAAAGCCGCGCGGCCAGAACCGAGCCGGCGGATCCGCCGCCAACAATCACATAATCGAATTCCATAAAATATCCTCCCGCTCCCGGACGAAGAAGATGCAAGGAATCCATCGCTTGTCAACGTGGCGAAGGCTCCGCCAGCGCAGGCTTTGCGGTTCCGGAGCCGCGGTGCGCGGTTGTGTCGCTACGGCGACGCACCGAAGGTGAGCGTTAACTTTCGCATGCTATCGTTTTCGATCTCCGGCGCGTGTATCGAGGTTTTGGCGGTGGGAACAATCAATCCGGGGCTGATCCTTCTGGGGATCAACCTGTTTCTCCTCTGGCTGATCATGGCGGCACCCGTGGGGGTGCGAACGCTGCGGCTGACGCGCCGTTTCGAGGCGCGGCCGGAACGCATCTGGTCGGCCATCGATCCGCTGGGGGAGCATGCGGACTGGAACCCGTCGCTCATCTCGTCGCGGGCGGAAGACCCCGCCGGCCGCTTCGCGCGCCAGGCGCTCGACCATCTGGATCGCAAGGGCGCGCCGATCGAGCGCGTGCTGGAGATTTCACGGGAGGATCGCTTCGCCTATTCGGCGCGGGTCGTGGACGACACGGCGCTCGATCCGGCCTTCTGGGCTGCCTATCGCGAGCGGCGGGCCTTGCGCGAGGAGAACGGGGCGACCGAATTGCTCGTCGAACAGACGGACCGATATCGTGGCATTGCATTCCTCGTGTTCCGCTATTTTGCCCTGCGCCGCGAGATGCGCTCGCTGGAAGGCTGGCTGAAGACCGGCGAGGCGAAAAAGGTCGGCACCTTCGAGCGCGCGCCGATGCAGATCCTGCTGGCGGTCGTCTCTACGCTGCTGTTCTGGCCCTTCTTCGGGCTGACGCTGAACGGGTTGGTGCTGTCGACCATCCTGACGCTGGTGATCGTGATGCACGAGCTCGGCCACATGGCGGCCTACCGGGCGTTCGGCCATCGCACGGCGCGGATGATCTTCGTCCCACTGCTGGGCGGGATCGCGATCGGGGGTCGGCCCTACAATTCCCACTTCGAAGCGGCAACCTGCGCGCTCATGGGGGCGGGCATGTCGGCTTTCGTTGTCCCGATCGCCATTGTCGGCCATGAGGCGGCCATGAAGAGCGACGCAGCCGCCATGCTCGATCGGCCGCTGCTGGTCCTGATCCTCGTGCTGGGCGGGTTCAATCTGCTGAATCTCCTGCCCATGGCGCGCTTCGATGGCGGGCAGGTGCTCAAGCGTATCTTTCCGGGGCTTGGCATGCAGATGCTCGGCAGTTTCGGCATTTCGGCGGTGATTGCCGTGACCGGGTGGGAAGTGGGTGTGTCGCGGGATATCCTGATCGTGTCGCTGGCCGTTTTCGCGCTGCTGAGCCTGATCAGCGCCGGAACAGTGAAGATGCGCGACGAACTGACGCCCATGCGCCCCGCAGAGCGCCTGCTGGTGGGCCTCGGCCTCTATGCGGCGGTCATCATCCACAGCTACGCGATCATCTTTGCGGCCGATCTGCTCTTCGCGCTGCGTTGACGCTTCTTTGTTTCTGACGCAATTGCCGACGAAAAAACAGCTTCACACTTTTTCTGGGATTGCCGTGTCCAGAGCAACCTGGACCGTCGGCCCGAAGACCTCCTCGAAGGCCTCGCGCAGGCGGATATCGACATCCGCCATCATGACCGGCAGGCCGAGATCGACGAGACTTGTCACACCATAGGCCGAAATCCCGCAGGGCACGATGCCGCCGAAATGGTCGAGATCCGGGTCCACATTCAGCGACAGGCCGTGGAAGCTCACCCATTTGCGCAGACGGATGCCGAGAGCCGCAATCTTGTCCTCCGACATCGAGCCATCCGGCAGCGTCGGCTTTTCCGGCCGGCGCACCCAGACGCCGACGCGATCCTCGCGCCGCTCGCCCTTCACGTTCATGGCGTCGAGCGTGCGGATGATCACCTCTTCGAGTGCCGCCACATAGGCGCGCACATCCTGCCTGCGGCGCTTGAGGTCGAGCATGACATAGGCCACGCGCTGGCCGGGGCCGTGATAGGTATATTCGCCGCCGCGCCCGGTCGCAAAGACAGGGAAGCGATCCGGCTGCACGAGGTCCTTGGCGTCCGCGCTGGTGCCGGCCGTGTAGAGCGGCGGGTGTTCGAGCAGCCAGACGAGTTCGTCGGCCTTGCCATCCGCAATGAGGGCCACCTGACGCTCCATCTCCGCCACGGCTTCCTCATAGGGAATCAAACCGTCCGAAATCCACCAGCGCACGGGCGGACAGTCTTCCGCGGGATGCATGGAGGGGGCGATATCCTGGCGAAGCATGGGATGCATTTCCTTGTTTTGACTGCATTTAGGGCGTCGAACCCCTGTCGCGCAAGGGGATGCGGCGGCCGCGCTCGAGGGCAGGGGCGAAAATCCATCCACAGCATCAAAAAAACGTCATCGTCCACTTGTGCACCCCAAATGCTTTTGCTACATGCAGCCGCGCCGGAGCAATTCGGCTCTACCACGATGCGGTCGTGGCGGAATTGGTAGACGCGCAGCGTTGAGGTCGCTGTGTCGCAAGACGTGGAAGTTCGAGTCTTCTCGACCGCACCATTCGGCTCTCGAGCCGAGATCAAAAGCCCGGCGAAAGCCGGGTTTTTTGTTGTGTTTCAGCGGGAATGGCTGGTCTTGCAAAGATTATTTTCCTTGAAATTTTGGTACATCTTCAAGTAGTTGTATTGCATATTAAGTGCTTCTTGCTCGCGCGCTTTCTCGCCAGAAGTGCAATCGAGATTTAACTCACCCTTTTCATTCTCGGTGTAATGGCGCAGTCCATTGTCGATCTGTCTGAGATGATTTCGAATGCTCTCGATCTTGTGATTGCACTCTGTGATAGCTGCATCGATTCCCAAATTGCCCATGAAGCCAGCTCTTTCGCTTGAGTTATTTGAACAAATAGAGAACATTTATGCGCTGAGGCGTCTTGGTTTTCAAGGTTATTTTTGACCGCACGGGTGATATCAGCTCCTCGGTAACCTCACCACAAACGCCGCTCCACCACCTTCCGCTGCCTCACACACCACGCTCCCCCCATGCAGCTCGGCGATCTGCCTCACCAGTGCCAGCCCGATCCCCCAGCCACCCGCAGCCTCCGCGCGACCCGCCGGCCGGTAGAACGGTTCGAAAATCCGTTCGCGTTCGCTTTCCGGGATGCCGTCGCCGTGGTCAGTCACCGTTAGGTGAAGAGCGTCTGGCGTTTCCGTTACGGCAAGTTCGATCGGGGGCTTGCCGTGGCGGGTGGCATTTTGCAGGAGGTTGCGGATCAGGCGGCGGATGAGGCGGCCGTTGGCGCGGATGAGGGTGGAGGGTCCGGTCACGGTCACGGCATCGGCGGCGTCGAAATGGGCGCTTTCTTCCGCCGCGATCGCCACGAGGTCGACCATGTCCTCGAAGCTCTCCGTGCGGCCGGCCTGCAGGCGGCTGGAGATGAGGATTTCTTCGACCAGTTCGTCGAGTTCGGCCATGTTGCGGACGATCTCGGTCTTCAGGTTTTCGGCCGGGTCAGCCTCGAACATTTCGATGGCCATGCGCAGACGCGCGAGCGGCGAGCGCAGTTCGTGGCTGGCATTCGCGAGCAGGTTCTTCTGCGCGGTCACGAGGTCTTCGATGCGGCCGGCGGCCATGTTGAAGGTGCGGGCGACATCGGCGATCTCGTCATTGCCTTCGACGGTGAGGCGGGTTTCCAGCGCGCCGGCGCTCCAGGTGTCCATGC
It includes:
- a CDS encoding S-(hydroxymethyl)glutathione dehydrogenase / alcohol dehydrogenase, which translates into the protein MDVRAAVAVQAGKPLEIMTVQLEGPKAGEVLVEIKATGICHTDDFTLSGADPEGLFPAILGHEGAGIVVDVGPGVTSLKKGDHVIPLYTPECRECYSCTSRKTNLCTSIRATQGQGVMPDGTSRFSIGKDKIHHYMGCSTFANFTVLPEIALAKINPDAPFDKVCYIGCGVTTGIGAVINTAKVEIGSTAIVFGLGGIGLNVLQGLRLAGADMIIGVDINPDRKAWGEKFGMTHFVNPKEVGDDIVPYLVNMTKRHGDLIGGADYTFDCTGNTKVMRQALEASHRGWGKSVIIGVAGAGQEISTRPFQLVTGRNWMGTAFGGARGRTDVPKIVDWYMEGKIQIDPMITHTMPLEDINKGFDLMHKGESIRGVVLY
- a CDS encoding Choline dehydrogenase; protein product: MEFDYVIVGGGSAGSVLAARLSEDARVTVCLLEAGGEGRGLVTRMPFGTIATLPGRPKITNWAFETVPQKGLNGRRGYQPRGKALGGSSAINAMLYVRGQPEDYDGWALDGCPGWGWNDMLPWFLKSEGNQRGSSALHSADGPLQVAEQQTPRGLTEDFIRAAEECQIRRNDDFNGPDQEGVGLYQVTQFHGGARNGERCSAAAAYLHPVMGRRNLKVLTGVEAQRIIFEGKRAVGVRYKEKGTERNLRARREVIISSGAFGSPQLLMLSGVGPGAHLKSLGIEVLNDLPGVGQNLQDHLDYVLPVFTTIKDTVGIGAAGTAKIIAEALRWRKDGTGMLATPFAEGGAFIKSSPDVDRPDLQLHFVLGILDDHARKLHPGYGYSIHVCVLRPKSRGEVKLASRDAAAAPLIDPNYLADPQDADLMLKGVKRVRAIAAAPALARHFKRELFPLRDGSDAELMEHIRARADTIYHPVGTCRMGNGPMAVVDTSLKVRGVEGLRVIDASIMPNLISGNTNAPTIAIAERMAVEIATAVRG
- a CDS encoding lipoyl(octanoyl) transferase, giving the protein MLRQDIAPSMHPAEDCPPVRWWISDGLIPYEEAVAEMERQVALIADGKADELVWLLEHPPLYTAGTSADAKDLVQPDRFPVFATGRGGEYTYHGPGQRVAYVMLDLKRRRQDVRAYVAALEEVIIRTLDAMNVKGERREDRVGVWVRRPEKPTLPDGSMSEDKIAALGIRLRKWVSFHGLSLNVDPDLDHFGGIVPCGISAYGVTSLVDLGLPVMMADVDIRLREAFEEVFGPTVQVALDTAIPEKV
- a CDS encoding Signal transduction histidine kinase, translated to MNFIRRSLFLQFYATVLMGLALVALVLVAFAAIGKFDQRDPLAARLGPFLDSVLPPPGENFNLERAVRRMSDTVNADISVYDKQGVLIANAGRPVPPTVQTDDPRGFRPASRTFAFETPDGLKVVARSRKPFGPHRQNVAFIILLIAAALGLVALPVTRRLTRRLETLKTGMDTWSAGALETRLTVEGNDEIADVARTFNMAAGRIEDLVTAQKNLLANASHELRSPLARLRMAIEMFEADPAENLKTEIVRNMAELDELVEEILISSRLQAGRTESFEDMVDLVAIAAEESAHFDAADAVTVTGPSTLIRANGRLIRRLIRNLLQNATRHGKPPIELAVTETPDALHLTVTDHGDGIPESERERIFEPFYRPAGRAEAAGGWGIGLALVRQIAELHGGSVVCEAAEGGGAAFVVRLPRS